TGTTTTTTGTAATTTTAAAAATTACAACTATTTTTTTAAAATATTTTTGAAAAATTCTGCATCTTTTGCAGGATCGCCGGAATGGGTAATTGCTGCACCGATTATAATTCCGTCAGGTTTTAGTTCCAAAATTTTGTTAATAGAATTTTTATTAATTCCACCTTCAATAAATATTGGTGTATCGGTGTTGCCTTTTACATTTTCCCATTCTTCTAAAAGAGTTTCCAGCATTTGTTCTTCATGCGGCCCATGAAAAATAATTCTGTCTATATCTAAACTTTTTGAATCCATTGCAGATTGTCCCAAAGAATGGGAATCCACAAGATCAAGTGCAATTTTA
This DNA window, taken from Candidatus Dependentiae bacterium, encodes the following:
- a CDS encoding orotidine 5'-phosphate decarboxylase, which produces MKLQVSFDLQDIDKAILIAKNIEKYVDIFEIGSTLIVKYGLEAVKKFKKNFPDKEIYADVKLVDRVEDTIKEYTQAGANCISILAGITNNIIQNAAQIAHENNCKIALDLVDSHSLGQSAMDSKSLDIDRIIFHGPHEEQMLETLLEEWENVKGNTDTPIFIEGGINKNSINKILELKPDGIIIGAAITHSGDPAKDAEFFKNILKK